In a genomic window of Nodosilinea sp. E11:
- a CDS encoding ABC transporter permease codes for MSEVWKTLKPYALITPQTLVFLLFLVFPIIMIGVVSFWEFTGYSMVPAFTFDNYRGIFTNATLNTYLNTFKFLGLVWVATLLIGYPVAYFLAFHVPKLEWQILLFLVCTIPFWTSNIIRMISWVPLLGRGGLVNQGLMSIGLIQQPLDWLLYSDFAVVLGMVHLYIIFMIAPIFNSLMRIDRSLVTAAEDLGASGVQVFKEVILPLSAPGIAIGSIFIVTLIMGEFVTVRLMGGGQAASVGKLIQTQIGSLQYPLAAANAIVLLAVTMLIIISILRVLDIRKEL; via the coding sequence ATGTCTGAAGTCTGGAAAACACTCAAGCCCTACGCGCTCATTACCCCCCAGACATTGGTGTTTCTCCTGTTTCTGGTATTCCCCATCATCATGATTGGGGTGGTGAGTTTTTGGGAATTCACCGGCTACTCGATGGTCCCGGCCTTTACCTTCGATAACTATCGCGGCATTTTTACCAACGCCACCCTCAACACCTACCTCAACACCTTTAAGTTTTTAGGGCTGGTATGGGTGGCTACGCTGCTGATTGGCTATCCGGTGGCGTATTTTTTGGCTTTCCACGTGCCCAAGCTAGAGTGGCAAATTCTGCTGTTTTTGGTCTGTACCATCCCCTTTTGGACCTCAAACATCATTCGGATGATCTCGTGGGTGCCGCTGCTGGGGCGGGGCGGATTAGTCAACCAAGGGTTGATGAGCATAGGCCTGATTCAACAGCCCCTAGACTGGTTGCTCTACTCCGATTTTGCGGTCGTGCTGGGGATGGTGCATCTCTACATCATTTTTATGATTGCGCCAATTTTTAACAGCCTGATGCGGATTGATCGTTCCCTGGTGACGGCGGCTGAAGACCTTGGGGCTTCTGGAGTTCAGGTTTTTAAGGAGGTGATTTTGCCCTTGTCTGCGCCTGGCATTGCGATCGGGTCAATTTTCATTGTCACCCTGATCATGGGCGAGTTTGTGACGGTGCGGCTAATGGGGGGCGGCCAGGCGGCGTCGGTGGGCAAGCTGATTCAGACCCAGATTGGCAGCTTGCAGTACCCCTTGGCGGCGGCCAATGCGATCGTGCTGCTAGCGGTGACGATGCTGATCATTATCTCCATTTTGCGGGTGCTAGATATTCGCAAAGAACTGTAA
- a CDS encoding PotD/PotF family extracellular solute-binding protein, translating into MAKFSRRHVIRTGLAAGAFLTATRCAAPSGTPNNPAPGPQVNTNQSKDVTLRLIGTGVSQINDIRDKAQEDLGFKFDMRALSTEENNQIAITQPGQYDIFDGEYFSLPLVVPSGNLQPIDIKRVTNYDQIVSFFRTGEFKGLPVEQSQGTAPYRVQYLTGADSREFSATPTDFATLIPFQYNADTLGYRPDLVGREIKSWGELFNPEFKGKTSILDIPQIGIMDAAMVAESLGLMSFGDKGNMTRAEIDQIIEILKEQKRNGQFRAFWKTFDESVNLMTSGEVVLQSMWSPAVTAVQSQGLDCVYAPLDEGYRGWGGGIGLSKNLEGIQLDAAYEYINWMLDGWVGAFLGRQGYYSAAPEAARKFMSAAEWDFWYEGKPAAEDMVDPFGKTLAKSGTVRDGGSFDERFGNIVCWNSTMEENTYLVQKWNEFIAS; encoded by the coding sequence CTGGTCTTGCCGCTGGGGCCTTTCTCACCGCTACCCGCTGCGCTGCCCCCTCTGGCACCCCCAATAACCCAGCCCCCGGCCCCCAGGTCAACACCAACCAATCTAAAGACGTTACCCTGCGGCTGATTGGCACTGGGGTCTCGCAAATTAACGACATTCGCGACAAAGCCCAGGAAGACCTGGGCTTTAAGTTCGACATGCGGGCGCTGAGCACCGAAGAAAACAACCAGATCGCCATCACCCAGCCCGGCCAGTACGACATTTTCGACGGCGAATACTTCAGCCTGCCCCTGGTGGTGCCCTCCGGCAACCTGCAACCCATCGACATCAAGCGCGTCACCAACTACGACCAAATTGTCTCCTTCTTCAGAACCGGCGAGTTCAAGGGCCTGCCGGTCGAACAGTCCCAGGGTACGGCTCCCTACCGCGTGCAATATCTAACGGGTGCCGACTCTAGGGAGTTTTCAGCGACCCCCACCGACTTCGCCACCCTAATCCCCTTCCAGTACAACGCCGATACCCTGGGCTATCGCCCCGACCTGGTGGGGCGCGAAATTAAGAGCTGGGGTGAGCTGTTCAATCCAGAATTTAAGGGCAAGACCTCCATTCTCGACATTCCCCAAATCGGCATTATGGATGCGGCGATGGTGGCCGAGTCGCTGGGTCTGATGAGCTTTGGCGACAAGGGCAACATGACCCGAGCCGAAATCGACCAAATCATTGAAATTCTCAAAGAGCAAAAGCGCAACGGTCAGTTTCGCGCCTTTTGGAAGACCTTTGATGAGTCGGTTAACCTGATGACCTCGGGAGAAGTCGTGCTGCAATCGATGTGGTCTCCCGCTGTGACCGCTGTGCAGTCGCAGGGTCTCGACTGTGTCTATGCTCCCCTGGACGAGGGCTATCGGGGCTGGGGCGGCGGCATTGGCCTCTCTAAAAACCTAGAGGGCATTCAGCTGGATGCAGCCTACGAGTACATCAACTGGATGCTCGACGGGTGGGTGGGGGCCTTCCTCGGTCGCCAGGGCTACTACAGCGCCGCCCCCGAAGCAGCCCGCAAGTTTATGTCTGCCGCCGAGTGGGATTTTTGGTATGAAGGTAAGCCTGCCGCCGAAGATATGGTAGACCCCTTTGGTAAAACTCTAGCCAAATCGGGGACGGTACGCGACGGCGGCTCCTTCGACGAGCGCTTTGGCAACATTGTTTGCTGGAACTCCACTATGGAAGAAAACACCTACCTGGTGCAGAAGTGGAACGAGTTTATTGCCTCGTAG